A section of the Microbulbifer pacificus genome encodes:
- a CDS encoding YEATS-associated helix-containing protein: MLDHLLILTAVMLVSGILGGLVNYYQMLFTEEDPAGLARCLIMGLCGALMVPIFLKFTQSDLLIEIQGDPSRLLIFTGYCLLAAIASRMFVFNAARRQLRDASIARARVENLEQEIRAMQLEMMPLLEHEIEGDPEQGPTLDFNQIRKLDDNALHVLGLLNNGDCVFRSLAGMVQEGNMETNSVARALNSLLVLEMVGKIHSHLGIRWYITDKGRQVVRRRRAQVA; this comes from the coding sequence ATGCTCGACCACCTGCTAATTCTGACTGCGGTCATGCTGGTCTCCGGTATTCTCGGGGGCCTGGTCAACTACTATCAGATGCTGTTCACCGAAGAAGACCCCGCTGGTCTCGCCCGCTGCCTGATCATGGGCCTTTGCGGCGCTTTGATGGTGCCTATCTTCCTCAAATTCACCCAGAGCGACCTGCTGATCGAAATCCAGGGCGATCCGTCGCGGCTGCTGATTTTTACCGGCTACTGCCTGCTCGCCGCCATCGCCTCGCGCATGTTCGTGTTCAATGCCGCGCGCCGCCAGCTGCGGGATGCCAGTATCGCGCGCGCCCGGGTGGAAAACCTGGAGCAGGAAATCCGCGCGATGCAGCTGGAAATGATGCCGCTGCTGGAGCACGAGATCGAAGGGGACCCGGAGCAGGGGCCGACGCTGGATTTCAACCAGATCCGCAAGCTCGACGACAACGCCCTGCATGTACTCGGCCTGTTGAACAACGGTGACTGTGTGTTCCGCTCCCTCGCCGGCATGGTGCAGGAGGGCAATATGGAAACCAACTCCGTGGCCCGCGCCCTGAACAGCCTGCTGGTGCTGGAAATGGTGGGCAAGATCCACAGTCACCTGGGCATCCGCTGGTATATCACCGACAAGGGCCGCCAGGTGGTGCGCCGCCGCCGCGCCCAGGTCGCGTAA
- a CDS encoding AAA family ATPase — MKFTGTDSYVATDDLQMAVDAAVTLQRPLLIKGEPGTGKTLLAEEVASSLGLKLIQWHIKSTTKAQQGLYEYDAVSRLRDSQLGVDRVHDIGNYIKKGKLWEAFAADERVVLLIDEIDKADIEFPNDLLVEIDRMQFFVYETGETITAKHRPIVIITSNNEKELPDAFLRRCFFHYISFPDRATMQKIVDVHYPDIKKELVAEAMDMFFQIREIPGLKKKPSTSELIDWLKLLLADDIPEEVLKNRDTTSAIPPLYGALLKNEQDVHMLERLAFMARREGR; from the coding sequence ATGAAATTCACCGGAACCGACAGTTATGTCGCCACCGACGACCTGCAGATGGCGGTGGACGCGGCGGTTACCCTGCAGCGCCCGCTGCTGATCAAGGGCGAGCCGGGCACCGGCAAAACCCTGCTGGCCGAGGAGGTGGCAAGTAGCCTCGGCCTGAAGCTGATCCAGTGGCATATCAAGTCCACGACCAAAGCGCAGCAGGGATTGTACGAATACGATGCGGTGTCACGCCTGCGGGATTCCCAGCTGGGGGTGGACCGGGTGCACGATATCGGCAATTACATCAAGAAGGGCAAGCTGTGGGAGGCCTTTGCGGCGGACGAGCGCGTTGTGCTGCTGATTGATGAAATCGACAAGGCGGATATCGAGTTCCCCAACGATCTTCTGGTGGAGATCGACCGTATGCAGTTTTTTGTGTACGAAACTGGCGAGACCATCACAGCCAAGCATCGGCCGATCGTGATCATCACTTCCAATAATGAAAAAGAACTGCCGGACGCGTTCCTGCGCCGCTGTTTTTTCCATTACATCAGTTTCCCGGACCGCGCGACCATGCAGAAAATCGTGGATGTGCATTATCCGGATATCAAGAAGGAGCTGGTGGCGGAAGCGATGGATATGTTTTTCCAGATTCGCGAGATTCCGGGGCTGAAGAAAAAGCCTTCCACTTCTGAACTGATCGACTGGCTGAAGCTGTTGCTGGCGGACGATATTCCCGAGGAAGTGCTGAAAAATCGCGATACCACTTCCGCGATTCCGCCGCTGTATGGCGCTCTGCTGAAAAACGAGCAGGATGTGCATATGCTGGAGCGGTTGGCGTTCATGGCGCGTCGCGAAGGGCGCTAA
- a CDS encoding YcgN family cysteine cluster protein: MVSQRPFWQRKTLAEMTKAEWESVCDGCGRCCLHRLEDEDTGEVYTTRVACKLLDIHSCRCSDYPHRKQKVPDCIQLTPEDAANFSWLPATCGYRILAQGGQLPEWHPLVSGDPESVHKAGISVRDQVISEEQVHPEDYEDHIVVWIGDD, translated from the coding sequence CAACGACCGTTCTGGCAGCGCAAGACCCTCGCAGAAATGACCAAAGCGGAGTGGGAATCCGTCTGCGATGGCTGCGGTCGCTGCTGCCTGCATCGGCTGGAAGACGAGGACACCGGTGAGGTCTACACCACCCGCGTGGCCTGCAAGCTGCTGGATATTCACAGCTGCCGTTGCAGTGACTACCCGCACCGCAAACAGAAGGTGCCAGACTGTATCCAGTTGACGCCGGAGGATGCCGCCAACTTCAGCTGGCTTCCGGCCACCTGCGGCTATCGCATACTGGCCCAGGGGGGGCAGTTACCGGAGTGGCATCCGCTGGTTTCCGGCGACCCGGAATCGGTGCATAAAGCGGGGATCTCGGTGCGCGACCAGGTGATCAGCGAAGAGCAGGTGCACCCGGAGGATTATGAAGATCACATCGTGGTCTGGATCGGCGACGATTGA